In Verrucomicrobiota bacterium JB022, the genomic stretch AATGAAGACGGTTCGTGGCCGGAGCTGTACGGCGAAGTGGTCGAGCTGGTGGAGCAGAATTACTACTTCCGCCTCAGCAAGTATCAGGACTGGCTGATCGACTTTCTGCAGCAAAACCCGGACTTCATCCTGCCCAGCTTCCGCCAGAAGCAGGTGCTGGAGTTCCTTAAGGAGCCGATCAACGACCTCTGTATCACGCGCCCGAAAGAGCGCTTGGCGTGGGGCATCCCCATGCCCTTCGACGACAACTACGTCACCTACGTCTGGTTCGATGCCCTGATCAACTACCTTTCCGCCACCGGTTGGCCCAACGAGGGCTGGGACAAGTATTGGCCTGCCGATTACCATGTGATCGGCAAGGACATCCTCGTGCCCGCCCACAGCGTTTACTGGCCGATTATGCTCAAGGCGATCAACGTGCCGCTGCCCAAGCACCTGCTCGTGCACGGCTGGTGGCTGGCGAAGGGCGGCTCGAAGATCAGCAAGAGCACCGGCAACGCGGTCGACCCGCTCGACTTCATCGACGAGTTTGGTGCCGACTCTTTCCGCTACTTCCTCACGCGCGAGATGAACGTGGCGCAAGACAGCGAGTACAGCCGCGAGCTGTTCCTGGCCCGCTATAATGGCGACCTCGGCAACAACCTCGGCAACCTCGTGAGCCGCCTGCTCAACATGGCCGGCAAGAGCTGCCCCGACGGCCTGCCCTCGGCGACCGTCGACGAGCAGCCCGAGCAAGACGTGAAGGCCGCGTGGGAAACGACCCGTGAGGAAGTGCTGCGCCTGTTTGAAGACTTCCAGTTCCACCTCGCGATGGAGCGCGTGATGGCCTTCTGCTCCAAGCTGAACAACTACCTGGAGCTGCGCCAGCCGTGGAAGCTCGCCAAGAGTAAAGAGGCGGCCGATCAGGAGCTGTTCAAGACCTCGCTCGCGGTGGTGGGCGAAGGCCTGCGCCTGTCGACGGTCTTCCTCAAGCCCGTCATGCCCACGATTGCGGACCGCATTCAGCAGCTGCTGGCCCAGCCGTCGGTCGATCGCTGGGACGACCGCCTGGAGTGGGGCAACCGCCTCGATGGCTGCGTGCTGGGCGAAAAGACGATCCTTTTCCCCCGCCCGCAACCCACTCCCGAAGCCTAGCCTATGCCCCTTCGCCTGTTCGCCCTCGGGCTCCTCGCCCTGCTGCCGCCTGCTCTCCATGGGCAGGCCAGCAATCGGGTCGTGATCGACCCCGCCGCGTCGTCCAAACTGGACATCAACGTCGGGCCCAACCCCGATGCGCGCGAACTGGCCAAGTCGTGGACCCAGGTGCTGGACTCGCTCGACCTGCGCAACAACGTGCGTCTCACGGTGGTGCGTGGCGACACGCAACTGCACTACATGTCGGTGATCAAGCTGGAGCCCGTCGAGCACCTGCTCGTGGTGACGCTGGGCACGGGCGGCAGCCGTAGCGGTCGCCATCGCGTCGTCGTGCGAGCCGACGAGGTGCTGGCCCTGGCGGAGACGCCAGGCGAGTAAGGCAGAACCGCAGACACCCAGGTTTTGATCGAGCCGAGGACGCCAAGGGCTTCCTCGGTTTTTTCGTATCTGTCGCCTCACGAGGGCCCTTCCGGGCATCCGTTTGACAGGGTAAAGTGATCGTTTTACCTTGAGCAGATGGACACGCACGACAAAATCGTCTCTGCGGCCGAGCAACTGTTCTACCGGCACGGTTTCGTTGCCACCGGGGTCGACCGCCTGACGCAGGCAGCTGGCATGTCGAGCCGCACGCTCTACAAACACGCGGGCAGCAAGACCGCCCTCATCACGGCAGTTTTGGCCGAGAGGGATCGCCGGTTCCTGAGTGCCGTTAAAATAAACAGCGTGAGCGCTCTTTTTCAGGCGCTGGAAGATTGGGTGCGCGTCGAGGGCAGTCGCGGTTGCCTGTTCCTGCGGGCCTACGGCGAAACGGGCGGCGATATTCCGGAAATCGCAGCAGCCGTCACCGCCCACAAGGCGCACCTCCACGAGAAGATTCAGGAGATTCTGGCGGTGGAGCTTGGCGGTGCTGACAATTCGGAGCTGGCGGACCAGATCCTCATCCTTTTCGAGGGCGCAACGGCGGCTGCCGTCTACCGAGGCGTAGCTGCGGTAAAAACAGGCTGCCGCATGGCAGAAGCCCTGGTGGAGCAGGCAAGATCATGAGCCGCGGGGTTTATTTGAGCGTGGCAGGCTTTGGGCTGATCGCCGTCTGCTACGGGTTTGCCCGTTTTGCCTTCGGCCTGTTTCTGCCCCAGATCGACGCCGAGCTGTCGCTTTCGCCCACTCAGAGCGGGCTGATTTCCGGCGGGTCGTTCTTCGGCTACTGCATCGCGATTGTCCTCTCTGCTCAGTTGACGGAGCGGATGGGCGCGAGGGCGGTGGCGATCGGCGCAGCACTGGTCGCCGCAGTCGGAATGGTGGGCATCGCGACTGCAGAATCGCCGTGGTGGCTCGCGGCTGCCGTAATGTTTGCCGGTTCAAGCACGGGGCTGGCTTCCCCGCCCATGGCGGCGGCTGTGGCCGAGGTCATTCAGCCTGCCCGTCAAGCTGCGATCAATACTGTGATCAACTCCGGCACAAGTGCGGGCGTGGTGCTTTCGGGGCCGGCGGCCCTGTTGGTGGCCGGGCAGTGGCGCCTTGCGTTCGCCGCGTTTGCAGGCGCTGCCCTGGTGGTGGGGCTTGCCGTCGCGCGCAGCGTGCCCGGTGCCACTCGCAAGGGCACAAAGACCGCAGATAGCGCCAGCCTTTTCACCCCTGCGATCCAGCGCCTGATCGTAGCCAGCTTCCTGCTTGGTATGTCCAGCACGGCCATCTGGTCGTTCGGGAGCCAACTCGTCACGCTCCGGCTGGATTGGGACCACGTGGGCGGAGGGCTGCTTTGGACGGTGATCGGCGCGGCGGGGATTGCGGGCGCGGCGGCAGGGGCATTGGTGGCACGTTTCGGTATCGACAAGGTGCACTGGGCCTCGCTGGGGGCTATGGCAATGGGGATCCTCGCCGTGGGCACGAGCATCACGACGCCTGTGGCGACCTTCGTGGGTGGTGCGCTCTTCGGGGCTGCCTACATCATGCTCAGCGGCGTATACCTGGTTTGGGGGGTTGTCGCGCTGCCCGCGCGCCCCGCCACTGGGTTGATGATCGGATTTCTGACGCTGGCCATCGGGCAGACGGTGGGTGCTCCGATCTTTGGCCTTCTGATGGGCTGGCTGCCGGCCGATGCGGCGGTAATCGTGTTCGCCGCGCTTGCCCTTGGCGCGGGCTCCGCGCGGGCGGGTGGGGGTGCCCGCCAGCCATCGCGCCCTGCGCCGACCGGTGGCGCTTCGACCTGCCTTGACCATTAGGGCGCGGTGCCTTTCGCTATTAACGCCGGCTGATTCCAAAAGCCGGCCTGTATTCTAATTGGCGGCTGTTCTGTGTTTTGATAATCTCACGGGCATCCGCTCACCGCTGCCATCCCTGCTGCTTCCCATGAAAAAACAACACGTCCTTCTCATTCTGCTCGGTGCCATCGTCGTGATCGTCGCCGCCTTTGGTGCCCGCTTCGTCAAGACGGTTGCGCCCGGCCATGTGGCGGTGGCCACGCTCTTCGGCAAAGTCCAGGCAGAGCCTTACGGTGAAGGCCTGCACTTCCCCGTCAACCCCCTGCTCGTGTGGTATGACTACGATGCCCGCGAAGACCAGTTGACCGAGTCGGCCCGCGTGCCCTCGCAGGACCAGCTGCAGACCGAGATCGACGTGACGGTGCGCTACCGCATCAACGCCCAGCTTGCCGCCCAGATCCTCAAGGAGACCGGCCTGAAGGACCGGGTGGTGGAAGTGCACCTCAAGCCATCGCTGCGCTCGACCTTGCGCGAGGCCGGCAAGTCGATCGAGCGCGCCGAAGACTTCTTCCGCGAAGAAACGCAAGACCAGCTGCAGGACTACATCCTCCTCACGCTACGCGAAGACCTCGAGCCCAAGGGCCTGCTGATCGACAAGGTGTTCATCCGCCGCATCGACCTGCCGCCCTTCATCACC encodes the following:
- a CDS encoding MFS transporter; this encodes MSRGVYLSVAGFGLIAVCYGFARFAFGLFLPQIDAELSLSPTQSGLISGGSFFGYCIAIVLSAQLTERMGARAVAIGAALVAAVGMVGIATAESPWWLAAAVMFAGSSTGLASPPMAAAVAEVIQPARQAAINTVINSGTSAGVVLSGPAALLVAGQWRLAFAAFAGAALVVGLAVARSVPGATRKGTKTADSASLFTPAIQRLIVASFLLGMSSTAIWSFGSQLVTLRLDWDHVGGGLLWTVIGAAGIAGAAAGALVARFGIDKVHWASLGAMAMGILAVGTSITTPVATFVGGALFGAAYIMLSGVYLVWGVVALPARPATGLMIGFLTLAIGQTVGAPIFGLLMGWLPADAAVIVFAALALGAGSARAGGGARQPSRPAPTGGASTCLDH
- a CDS encoding SPFH domain-containing protein, whose protein sequence is MKKQHVLLILLGAIVVIVAAFGARFVKTVAPGHVAVATLFGKVQAEPYGEGLHFPVNPLLVWYDYDAREDQLTESARVPSQDQLQTEIDVTVRYRINAQLAAQILKETGLKDRVVEVHLKPSLRSTLREAGKSIERAEDFFREETQDQLQDYILLTLREDLEPKGLLIDKVFIRRIDLPPFITKAIESKKEREQAVEKQKAELERFRTEQQQQLVQAQAQRAAAEERAAQQRVLADARAYEIEVINKAVAANEAYLQLQALEALKEMAKDPSTKIYFLDGDSPQPLPLMNIGDSLK
- the metG gene encoding methionine--tRNA ligase produces the protein MKHFYITTAIDYANGSLHIGHAYEKVLTDVIARYHRLMGEPVHYLTGLDEHGQKVQQKAASEGVEPQAFVDQVAVMFGELIQKLDITNDDFIRTTQPRHKQVVQDILQDLYDRGEIYLGDYKGYYSVRQEQFVAEKERNEDGSWPELYGEVVELVEQNYYFRLSKYQDWLIDFLQQNPDFILPSFRQKQVLEFLKEPINDLCITRPKERLAWGIPMPFDDNYVTYVWFDALINYLSATGWPNEGWDKYWPADYHVIGKDILVPAHSVYWPIMLKAINVPLPKHLLVHGWWLAKGGSKISKSTGNAVDPLDFIDEFGADSFRYFLTREMNVAQDSEYSRELFLARYNGDLGNNLGNLVSRLLNMAGKSCPDGLPSATVDEQPEQDVKAAWETTREEVLRLFEDFQFHLAMERVMAFCSKLNNYLELRQPWKLAKSKEAADQELFKTSLAVVGEGLRLSTVFLKPVMPTIADRIQQLLAQPSVDRWDDRLEWGNRLDGCVLGEKTILFPRPQPTPEA
- a CDS encoding TetR/AcrR family transcriptional regulator, with protein sequence MDTHDKIVSAAEQLFYRHGFVATGVDRLTQAAGMSSRTLYKHAGSKTALITAVLAERDRRFLSAVKINSVSALFQALEDWVRVEGSRGCLFLRAYGETGGDIPEIAAAVTAHKAHLHEKIQEILAVELGGADNSELADQILILFEGATAAAVYRGVAAVKTGCRMAEALVEQARS